Genomic window (Strigops habroptila isolate Jane unplaced genomic scaffold, bStrHab1.2.pri NW_022045635.1_ctg1, whole genome shotgun sequence):
aaaatGCCCCCCCggaccccaaaacagccccattGAGCCCCAAAATACCCCCCCAGACCCCAAAATAGCCCCATTGAACCCCAAAATAGCCCCATTGAGCCCCGAAATAGCCCCGTTGTGCCCCAAAATAGTCCCATTGAGCCCCAAAATGCCCCCCCGGACCCTAAAATAAGCCCATTGAACCCCAAAATAGCCCCCCCGGACCCAAAATAGTCCCATTGAACCCCAAAATAGCCCCCCCGGACCCAAAATAGTCCCATTGTACCCCAAAATGCCCCCCCGGACCCCAAAATAGGCCCACTGTACCCCAAAATACCCCCCGGACCCCAAAATAGGCCCATTGAACCCCAAAATAGCCCCCCCGACCCCAAAATAGCCCCATTGAACCCCAAAATGCCCCCCTGGACCCCAAAATAGCCCCACTGAACCCCAAAATAGCCCCATTGCGCCCCAAAATACCCCCCAGATCCCAAAATAGCCCCATTGAACCCCGAAATACCCCCCCTggaccccaaaacagccccattGTGCCCCAAGATagcccccctgcaccccaaaagAGCCCCCCGGACCCCAAAACTCCCTGTGCACCCCATAATCTGACACCCCAAACCCATCCTGAACCCCCAAATaccccccattgcaccccagTATTggccctgcaccccaaaacctgcacCCCAATacccaccagcaccccaaaatAACCCATTATAATGGtctctgcaccccaaaaccccacctgAACCCCATTATCCACACCCCAAACCCATCCTGAACCCCCAAACTCCCCAATTGCACCCCAATATTGcctctgcaccccaaaacctgcaccccaacaccccaagCCCCTCATTATATTGGGCTctacaccccaaaacccacccgAACCCCATTATTTGCACCCCAAAACTAACGTGTAACCCCCAAACACCTCCATTACACCCCAATATTGcctctgcaccccaaaacctacaccccagcaccccaaaaacccccattACAATGGGctctgcaccccaaaccccactgaACCCCAATATccaccccccaaacccatcctgaacccccaaacccccccatcGCCCCCCAAACCGCCCCCCCCATCACCAGCACCCAaacccctccttcccctttgctctgcaccccaacaccccccatTTACCAGccccaccccccctccccgcacccccaaaccctccccccccggccccggggcCTATCCCGGGCCTGTCCCCCCCCCCGATCCCTCCGTGTCCCCGCCCCATTCCCGGTGCCCCCCCGCCCCATTCCCAATGTCTCCCCCTATTCCCGgtggcccccccccccccgttacCGGtcgcccccccggccccgccccctcccgccggtggccccgccccctcccgcCGCTCACCTCGGTCCCGTTCCGGCGCCGCCGCACCGaccggccgccgccgccgccgacTGCGCAAGACCGGAAGTTACTTCCGTCGGAGATTGTGGGCGCCGCCATGACACCGTACAACCGGCGTGGGCAGCCAATCAGAGCGCGGCGTTTCATCCGGGGATTCCAGCCGCCGTCAGACAACGGGAGTACGGGAGACGGCGGGGAGAAGGGCGCCGCCATTTTAGTCTCACCCCCCCCCAACGCCACCACCCGGTCCTCAGCACCGCGGCGAGCACCGGGAACCGGAGCCGGGACCGGGGATGGGGCCTGGGCCCGGTCCGGcagcgccggccccgccgctgaGGGCTGAGTGGCCGGACAAGCGGGTACCGCGCAGGCGCGGAGGCGGGCGGTTAAAATGGCGGCGGCCTGTAGCGCTACGGTGGCCGAGAGGGGGCGGCGACGGGCGCCCCCTGCTGGCGCGTTGGCGATAAAGGCGTGAATGAAGGTTCAAAAAAGCACAAGTTTTAAGGCAGGATTTCACCAAAAATGagatatttcaaaggaaaagagggtgggggaagggagaggagcgTCCcggggggggatttgggggttaATTCCTCAAAAATGACATTAATTCCTCATAAATTTTGTTAATTCTTCATAAACGTTGTTACATCCTCATAAATTTCATTAATTCTTCGTAAATGTTGTTAATTCCTCATAAATTTCATTAATTCCTCAGAAGTGTCGTTAATTCTTCATTAGTTTTGTTAATTCTTCATAAATTTCATTAATTCCTCATAAATTTCGTTAATTCCTCATAAATGTCATTAATTCCTCATAAATGTCGttaattcttcattaattttgttaattCCTCATAAATTTCTTTACTTCCTCATAAATGTCGTTAATTTCTCCTTGATTTCATTCATTCTCTTTTACTTCCTCTTCACTTCTCTTAAATCCTGTTTTAATTCTTCTCATTTCATTCCAATTTTcttaattcctcttttttccttcgATTTCATTATTCCTCTTCTTTTAGTTCTTTAATTGCATTAATTCTTTTTGAATTTATCacctttttcccctgttttggGGGCTTTAAGCATCGTTTTATCAATAGGTTGatttaacaattattttataaCCTTATTTTGAGAAAATGACGTCATTACTTGAGAACATTTAGTGATTTTTAAACAATCTCTTTCCCATAttataaatttcttttcattttatgaattattctttatttttgtatttttcccattttccccctgaattttagcttttattttaaccaTTGGGCCCGTTTTCACCCCAAATTTAAGGCTAAACCCtgaatttttactgaaaatggtattttggGGTGAGAAACGCCCATTTTGGGGTCAAAAATGCCCGTTTTGGGTTCAGAAAACGCCCCTTTTTTGTATATAAGCCTCCTTAGCCACAGGACCGGAAGTGCGTCCCTACGGACGCCGCCATGCTGCCGTACAACCCGCAACCAATCAGCTCTCAGCATCCCCAGCTCCACCTCCCCCTGAGGGCGCCGCCATCTTGCCCCGGGGCCACGTGACCGCCCGCAACCAATCAGGACCAAGTATAGCAAAACCTTTATTATTGACGTATAAAACAGGGGGGCGGGGCCTGGgcccccccaaacctgccccatGACCCACCCATaaccccccaaatcccatcTGACtccccccaaacctgccccatGACCCCCCCCAAAGATACAGCCCTGAATGGGGACCCGAAAAAGGGAACCCCAAAAAGGGGGGACCCAAAGCTACAGCTCTGGGGTGCAGGGCCAATAATGGGGGACAATGGGGAGTATTTGGGGTTcaggttgggtttggggtgcagaTATTGGGGTTTAGGTGGGTTTTGGGGTACAGAGCCCAATGTAAtgagggttttggggtgcagggccAATATTGGGGTTAATGGAGGGTATTTGGGGGTACACGTTAGTTTTGGGGCGCAGATATTGGGGTTtaggtgggttttggggtgtagAGCCCAATATAatgaggggtttggggtgctggggtgcaggtATTGGGGTGCAGGGCCAATATTGGGGTGCAATGGGAGATGTTTGGGGGTACAGGTTAGTTTTGAGGTGCAAATATTAGGGTTCAGATGGATTTTGGGGTGTCGAGCCAAATGtaatgggggttttggggtgctggggtgcaggttttggggtgcagagcCAATattggggtgcaatggggtgAATTTGGGGGTTCAggatgggtttggggtgcagaTGTTGGGGACCCAGGGGGGCATATCCCGCTCGCCTCCAAACTGCACCGCGCCGCGCAGCGATTGGCCGCGCCCTGGCGAACGCTCCAATCAGCGGGCACTATGCGGCGGAGCTGAACCAATCAGCTGCGAGAAAGTGGGGTAGGGGCGGGACTTAGCGCCGCTGCCTCCGGGGGTTAACAGTTGGGTAGGGGGGCGGTGGGCGGGGCTTGGGGGCGATGGGCGGGGCCTGCACTTATGGGGGCGTGGTCTGAGAGGAGGGGGCGTGGGACGGTGTTGCATGGAGGGGGCGTGGCTTGGCTGGCGGGAGGCGTGGCTTGGTTGTGTGAATGGGGGCGTGGCCTGTCGGGGGGGCGTCGCTTGCGCGATGGGAGTGAATTGGGGGCGTGGCTTGTGCGGTGGGAGTGAATTGGGGGCGTGGCTTGTGCGATGGGAGTGAATTGGAGGCGTGGCTTGGCCGACGGGGGCGTGGCCAAGGGGGCCCGGCGGGGCAGCACCGtggggggggcaccgggagttgggggggggggacgacacgACACCAttttctccccccccttcctcccccccccgccccagtGTCCGGTGCCCCGGGGGGGCCCTGGAGGGGGGGGTCCCCGGTTCCGCCGTCCCTCCGTgcccccccccattccccccccccactccccgTTTCGCCCccccccgctgccgccgccgctgctgcgTCACGGCCCCGCGCTGCTGCCGCCGGTTCGGCCCCGCTCGGCCCCGCTGCTGCCGGTAAGGGGGGGGCCGGGACACGGGGCCCCCCCCCGACTGCGTGAGCACCCCCCGGAACGGGACACCCCCCCCTCCCAAAACGGgtcctcccctcccccccccccaccctccaaCGGGACCCCCCCCCATCAGTGCCCCCCCCACACTCGGACCCCGCCAAAgcgggacacccccccccagtAACACGGGGACCCCCCCTCAAAGGGACACCCCCAAACTGGGACCGCCCCATCGGGACCCACCTTTCGATtgggaccccccccaaaccGGGACCCCCCCACTCTGTGCTCCCCCCATTCCACGCCCCCAAACCGGGAACCCCCAAAGTGGGACACCCCCAAACTGGACTCCCCCCATTccagacccccccaaaccagggCCCCCCCACACTGGGCTCCCCCCATTCCAACCCCCCAAACCGGGACCTCCCCAAAGTGGGGGCCCCCCAAAGTGGGGCCCCCCCACAATCGGACCCCCCATTCCAACCCCTCCCAAACCAGGACCCCCTAATGGGGCACCCCCAAACTGGGACTCCCCCAAACCAGAACCCCCCCCCCACTGGGCTCCCCCCAttccaacccccccaaaccaggacccccccaaaccagggTCCCCCCGTTCCAACCCCTCCAACCCCACTCCTAtgggggtgccccccccatACCCCTTTCCATTGGGGGGGGATGGAGGCCAgattttggggtccccccctccaccccccttTAACCCCTCCTTACTCCCCCGTAGCCATGGCAACCGAACCGGGGCCCCCCCAACCGCgccccccccgctgccccccccgTTTTTGGGAGGGTCAGGACGTCCTGGCTCGCTGGACCGACGGCCTCCTCTACCTGGGCACCATCAAAAAGGTGGGTgaaccccccccaaaacacccccaaacactCCAACCCCCCCAAATAACCTCCCAAAatgacccccccccccacgttttggggtccccccagGTCGATCCCGGCCGCCGGGGCTGCCTGGTCCAATTCGAGGACAATTCCCAATTCCTTGTCTTATGGAAGGACATCAGCCCAggtaccccccccccccttattaACCCCCCCCTTTCCTTCATGAATTAACCCTTTCCTCATTAATTAACCCTTAATTAATCAATTAAACCCCTCATTAAtcaacacccccccccccttttagCCGCTGTCCCAGGCGAGGATCAATCCTGTTGCGTCTGCTCCAGCCGAGCCCTGAACCCCCAAAACCTCTTGGTTCGCTGCTCCAAATGCGGCCATGGTTTgtgcccccccccaaaaaaccctcttaaaccccccccaaaaaccctcttaaaccccccaaaaaccctcTTAACCCCCCCTAAAAGCTCTTAAACCCCCTTTAAAAGCTCTTAAACCCCCCCTAAAAGCTCTTAACCCCCCCCAAATCTCAGCCTACCACCAGCAATGCCACCACCCGGCCGCGCTCCCGGGGGGGCCCTGGATGTGCCGTCGCTGTGTCTTCGCCGTGGCCACCAAAGTAAGgctggatttggggggggggggtccaACGGGAAAAGACCATtattatgggggggggggacacggacaCCCcaatttctcctctttccagaGAGGGGGGGCCCTCAAGAAGGGTCCCCATGCCAAAGCGATGCTCAGCATGAAGGTGGTGCTGCCCTATCAGTTGAAGGCGTTGGAATGGGACCCCCCCCACCTCGCCAATCGCCAGCAGTGTTATTGCTATTGTGGGGGGCCCGGAGAGTGAGTAGAACACCCCCCCCCATTGgattttggggtcccccccacCCCTAAAACCCCTTTTATCCCCCCTACATCAAGGTGGAACCTGAAGATGCTCCAGTGCCGAGGATGCTCCCAATGGTTCCATGAAGCTTGTACCCAATGTCTGAGCAAACCTCTGCTCTACGGCGACcggtgggtttgggggggcccTATTTTTGGGGGGACCCCCCCTTTAGAGCTTCCCTTTACATTTTGGGGGGGGAGTCCCCCACTAAAATGAATGGGGTTCAATGCAGGTTCTATGTCTTCGAGTGCTGCGTCTGCACCGGGGGGGCTGAGAGTGTCCGGAGGCTGCCGCTGCGGTGGtgagggggggggaaaggggggaccccccccccaaatggggacccccccccccccaaacagcATCTATGGGGCATCCCATAAGTAGTactggtggggggggggggggggctcaaATCTAGCACCCCAAAACAGCATCTACGGGGGGAACCTTGCATCTATCAGCACCTATGGGGTGGGGGGACCCCAAACCAGCACCCATAGGGCACCCCCAATCTGGCACCTATGGGCAGCCCAAAACCAAGctctcccccctcccaccccccccttATATTTGGGGTCCCCGTCCCCTTATTTCTTAGGGGGTTCCCCCTATTTTTGGCGTTCCCCCTATTTTAGCCTTACCCCCATATATTGGGGTACCCCCGTTTCCCACCCCCCTATATATGGGGTCCCCCTCCCTCTATCCCTTACATATTCCTTGGGGCAATTCCCTCCCTATTGTAACCATCCCCCCTTATTTTTAGTGGGTCCCCCTCTATTTCTCAGGGTACCCCCATATTTTGGGGTCCCCCTCCCTCTATCCCCCACTAGTTCTTGGGGCAATTCCCCCCTATTTTAGCCATTCCTTCTCTATTTTAGCTATTCCCTTCCCCATTTTAGCCAGTCCCCCCCCTATTTTTGGGGGTCCCCTCCCCATTTTCGGGGTCCCCCCCCCATTTTCGGGGTCCCCCCCAGGGTGGACGTCGCCCATCTCCTCCTCTACCACCTGAGTGTGT
Coding sequences:
- the PHF1 gene encoding PHD finger protein 1 codes for the protein MATEPGPPQPRPPRCPPRFWEGQDVLARWTDGLLYLGTIKKVDPGRRGCLVQFEDNSQFLVLWKDISPAAVPGEDQSCCVCSSRALNPQNLLVRCSKCGHAYHQQCHHPAALPGGPWMCRRCVFAVATKRGGALKKGPHAKAMLSMKVVLPYQLKALEWDPPHLANRQQCYCYCGGPGEWNLKMLQCRGCSQWFHEACTQCLSKPLLYGDRFYVFECCVCTGGAESVRRLPLRWVDVAHLLLYHLSVCCKKKYFDLEREILPFANANWDALLLGQLAETPKGERYGLLLGALSAHKDRFISGREIKKRKGLFGLHNRDPPPGAPHFYGGVPTRSQHPPLPPRHQGPPKLSTIRRVSYSPPPAQHKGGSRRRPPPRRTQGPPGGSYNFRRTEARCPPSAPIRMFASFHPSANTAPSLSSSPDPESSDSPEPRPPRRNPAPSAPPTRVLARRVTLDGTVQYLVEWGGGGML